From Pseudomonas putida, one genomic window encodes:
- a CDS encoding isocitrate lyase/PEP mutase family protein: MDVQTLRAEAFKALHERDGAFVIPNPWDAGSAKLLADLGFEALATTSAGLAFSLGRADAEAALSLEETLGNAGMIVDATALPVAADLENGFGDLPDDCAHAILRAAEAGLVGGSIEDASGRRDAPIYDLGLAVERVRAAVQAARSLPFPFTLCARAENLLHGRMDLDDTILRLQAYAEAGADVLYAPGLRSAEEIRAVVQAVAPKPVNVLMGLAGVPLSVNQLQDLGVRRISVGSSLARAALGAFQRAALEIRDQGTFSYGEQALPFAQLNDLFRR, from the coding sequence ATGGATGTACAAACCCTGCGTGCCGAAGCCTTCAAAGCCCTGCACGAGCGCGATGGGGCGTTCGTCATCCCCAACCCTTGGGATGCCGGCTCCGCCAAGCTACTGGCAGACCTCGGTTTCGAGGCCCTGGCTACCACCAGTGCAGGCCTTGCCTTCAGCCTTGGCCGAGCGGATGCCGAGGCGGCGCTGAGCCTGGAGGAAACCCTTGGCAACGCCGGGATGATCGTCGATGCCACTGCCTTGCCAGTTGCCGCCGACCTGGAAAATGGTTTTGGTGACCTGCCGGACGACTGTGCCCACGCCATCTTGCGAGCCGCCGAAGCAGGGTTGGTCGGCGGCTCGATCGAGGATGCCAGTGGGCGCCGCGACGCGCCGATCTATGACCTGGGCCTGGCGGTGGAGCGGGTGAGGGCTGCAGTGCAGGCGGCGCGCAGCCTGCCATTCCCCTTCACGCTTTGCGCTCGCGCGGAAAACCTGCTGCACGGGCGTATGGACCTGGATGACACCATCCTGCGCCTGCAGGCTTACGCCGAAGCGGGCGCCGACGTGCTCTATGCGCCGGGTTTGCGCTCTGCCGAAGAAATTCGCGCGGTGGTGCAGGCCGTGGCACCGAAACCTGTCAATGTGCTGATGGGGCTGGCGGGTGTGCCATTGAGCGTCAATCAGCTGCAGGACTTGGGCGTACGCCGCATCAGCGTGGGCTCTTCACTGGCGCGTGCAGCGCTCGGTGCGTTCCAGCGCGCGGCATTGGAAATTCGTGACCAGGGCACGTTCAGCTACGGTGAGCAGGCGCTGCCGTTCGCCCAGCTCAACGACCTGTTCCGGCGCTGA
- the ppc gene encoding phosphoenolpyruvate carboxylase: MTDIDVRLREDVHVLGDLLGETIRQQHGDAFVQKIEDIRHSAKADRRSAGEQLSSTLADLAEDDLLPVARAFNQFLNLANMAEQYQLIRRRDAEQPEPFEARVLPELLARLKQAGHKDDALARQLAKLDIQLVLTAHPTEVARRTLIQKYDAIAGQLAAQDHRDLTPVERQQVRERLRRLIAEAWHTEEIRRTRPTPVDEAKWGFAVIEHSLWHAIPSHLRKVDKALFDATGLRLPLEAAPVRFASWMGGDRDGNPNVTAAVTREVLLLARWMAADLFLRDVDALAAELSMQQASSAVRERVGDTPEPYRAVLKRLRDRLRATRAWAHASLTATQPASAEVLVDNRDLIAPLELCYQSLHECGMGVIADGPLLDSLRRAVTFGLFLGRLDVRQDAARHRDALSEITDYLGMGSYADWDEDKRIAFLQAELKNRRPLLPAHFMPQADTAEVLATCREIAAAPGASLGSYVISMAGAASDVLAVQLLLKEAGLTRPMRVVPLFETLADLDNAGPVMERLLGLPGYRAGLRGPQEVMIGYSDSAKDAGTTAAAWAQYRAQENLVRICREHQVELLLFHGRGGTVGRGGGPAHAAILSQPPGSVAGRFRTTEQGEMIRFKFGLPGIAEQNLNLYLAAVLEATLLPPPPPEPAWRALMDQLAADGVKAYRGVVRENPDFVEYFRQSTPEQELGRLPLGSRPAKRRAGGIESLRAIPWIFGWTQTRLMLPAWLGWETALGNALARGQGELLAQMREQWPFFRTRIDMLEMVLAKADAQIAEAYDERLVQPELLPLGAHLRDLLSQSCQVVLALTGQQVLLAHSPETLEFISLRNTYLDPLHRLQAELLARSRSREAALDSPLEQALLVTVAGIAAGLRNTG; encoded by the coding sequence ATGACTGATATCGATGTGCGCTTGCGTGAAGATGTCCATGTGTTGGGGGATTTGCTGGGCGAAACCATACGCCAGCAGCACGGTGACGCGTTCGTGCAGAAGATCGAGGACATTCGTCATAGCGCCAAGGCGGACCGGCGCAGCGCCGGCGAACAGCTGAGCTCTACGTTGGCGGACCTGGCCGAAGACGACTTGCTGCCGGTGGCGCGTGCCTTCAACCAGTTCCTCAACCTGGCCAACATGGCTGAGCAGTACCAGTTGATCCGCCGCCGTGACGCCGAGCAGCCAGAACCTTTCGAGGCGCGGGTGCTGCCTGAGCTGCTGGCGCGGCTCAAGCAGGCCGGGCACAAGGACGATGCCTTGGCCAGGCAGTTGGCCAAGCTCGACATCCAGTTGGTGCTCACTGCGCACCCCACCGAAGTGGCACGCCGCACGCTGATCCAGAAGTACGATGCCATTGCCGGCCAGCTGGCCGCGCAGGACCATCGCGACCTGACCCCGGTCGAGCGCCAGCAGGTACGCGAGCGCCTGCGCCGGTTGATCGCTGAGGCCTGGCACACAGAAGAAATCCGCCGCACCCGGCCAACGCCGGTAGACGAAGCCAAATGGGGCTTCGCGGTGATCGAACACTCCCTGTGGCATGCCATCCCCAGCCACTTGCGCAAGGTGGACAAGGCGCTGTTCGACGCCACCGGCCTGCGCCTGCCACTGGAAGCGGCCCCTGTGCGCTTTGCCTCCTGGATGGGTGGCGACCGTGATGGCAACCCCAATGTGACCGCCGCCGTGACCCGCGAAGTGTTGCTGCTGGCGCGCTGGATGGCGGCCGACCTGTTCCTGCGCGATGTCGACGCGCTGGCCGCGGAGCTGTCCATGCAGCAAGCCAGCAGCGCTGTGCGCGAGCGGGTAGGGGATACCCCCGAGCCCTACCGCGCCGTTCTCAAGCGCTTGCGTGACCGCTTGCGGGCGACGCGCGCCTGGGCCCATGCGTCGCTCACCGCAACCCAGCCGGCCAGTGCCGAGGTGCTGGTGGACAACCGTGACCTGATCGCGCCGCTGGAGCTGTGCTACCAGTCCCTGCACGAATGCGGCATGGGCGTTATCGCCGATGGGCCACTGCTCGACAGCCTGCGACGTGCCGTGACATTCGGCCTGTTTCTGGGGCGGCTGGACGTGCGCCAGGATGCCGCCCGACACCGCGACGCACTGTCGGAAATCACCGACTATCTGGGCATGGGCAGCTATGCGGACTGGGATGAAGACAAGCGTATCGCTTTCCTGCAGGCCGAACTGAAAAACCGCCGGCCTTTGCTGCCGGCCCACTTCATGCCCCAGGCGGACACTGCCGAAGTGCTTGCCACCTGTCGCGAAATCGCTGCGGCGCCGGGTGCATCGCTCGGTTCTTACGTCATCTCCATGGCCGGCGCGGCATCGGACGTGCTGGCGGTGCAATTGCTGCTCAAGGAAGCGGGGCTGACCCGGCCGATGCGGGTCGTGCCGCTGTTCGAAACCCTCGCCGACCTGGACAACGCAGGCCCTGTGATGGAGCGGCTGCTCGGCCTGCCGGGCTACCGCGCGGGCTTGCGCGGGCCGCAGGAAGTGATGATCGGCTACTCCGATTCGGCCAAGGACGCCGGGACCACTGCCGCGGCCTGGGCCCAATACCGGGCGCAGGAAAACCTGGTGCGCATCTGCCGTGAGCATCAGGTCGAACTGCTGCTGTTCCATGGCCGTGGCGGCACTGTCGGCCGCGGCGGTGGCCCGGCGCATGCAGCGATCCTGTCGCAACCACCGGGGTCGGTGGCGGGGCGGTTCCGCACTACCGAGCAAGGCGAGATGATCCGCTTCAAGTTTGGTTTGCCAGGCATCGCCGAGCAGAACCTCAACCTGTACCTGGCGGCGGTGCTGGAAGCCACCTTGCTGCCGCCGCCACCCCCGGAGCCGGCCTGGCGCGCCTTGATGGACCAACTGGCCGCCGATGGGGTCAAGGCTTACCGCGGTGTGGTGCGGGAGAACCCGGACTTCGTCGAGTATTTCCGCCAGTCCACACCCGAACAGGAACTGGGGCGTCTGCCGCTGGGCAGCCGCCCGGCCAAGCGCCGTGCCGGTGGAATCGAAAGCCTGCGGGCCATTCCATGGATCTTCGGCTGGACGCAGACGCGTTTGATGCTGCCGGCCTGGTTGGGGTGGGAGACCGCATTGGGCAATGCACTGGCACGGGGGCAGGGTGAATTGCTGGCGCAGATGCGTGAACAGTGGCCGTTCTTTCGTACCCGCATCGACATGTTGGAGATGGTCCTGGCCAAAGCGGATGCGCAAATTGCCGAGGCCTACGACGAACGTCTGGTGCAACCGGAATTGCTTCCTTTAGGTGCACACCTGCGCGACCTATTGTCGCAGTCCTGTCAGGTGGTACTGGCCCTCACCGGGCAACAGGTGCTACTGGCGCACAGCCCGGAAACCCTGGAATTCATCAGCCTGCGCAACACCTACCTGGACCCGCTGCACCGGCTCCAGGCCGAGCTGCTGGCGCGCTCGCGCAGCCGCGAAGCCGCTCTGGACAGCCCGTTGGAGCAGGCCCTGCTGGTGACCGTTGCAGGGATCGCCGCAGGCCTGCGCAACACGGGCTGA
- the adk gene encoding adenylate kinase encodes MRVILLGAPGAGKGTQAKFITEKFGIPQISTGDMLRAAVKAGTPLGLELKKVMDAGQLVSDELIISLVKERIAQPDCANGCLFDGFPRTIPQAEAMVAAGVDIDAVVEIAVDDEEIVGRMAGRRVHPASGRTYHVRYNPPKVEGKDDDTGEDLIQRADDKEETVRHRLSVYHNQTKPLVDFYQKLSAANAGKPKYIHIEGVGSVEDITAKVLAALS; translated from the coding sequence ATGCGCGTAATTCTGCTGGGAGCTCCCGGGGCCGGTAAAGGTACTCAGGCAAAGTTCATCACCGAAAAGTTCGGTATCCCACAGATCTCCACCGGTGACATGCTGCGTGCTGCCGTCAAGGCCGGTACCCCGCTGGGTCTGGAGCTCAAGAAAGTCATGGACGCCGGCCAGCTGGTCTCCGACGAGCTGATCATCAGCCTGGTCAAGGAGCGCATCGCCCAGCCAGATTGCGCCAACGGCTGCCTGTTCGACGGTTTCCCACGCACCATTCCACAGGCTGAAGCCATGGTCGCTGCCGGTGTCGACATCGATGCAGTGGTCGAGATCGCCGTCGACGACGAAGAGATCGTCGGCCGCATGGCGGGCCGCCGCGTGCACCCGGCCTCGGGCCGTACCTACCACGTTCGGTACAACCCGCCGAAAGTGGAAGGCAAGGACGACGACACCGGCGAAGACTTGATTCAGCGCGCCGATGACAAGGAAGAAACCGTGCGTCATCGCCTGTCGGTCTACCACAACCAGACCAAACCGCTGGTGGACTTCTACCAGAAGCTGTCGGCCGCCAACGCTGGCAAGCCCAAGTACATCCACATCGAAGGCGTGGGTTCGGTAGAGGACATTACCGCCAAAGTGCTGGCAGCCCTGAGCTGA
- a CDS encoding TetR/AcrR family transcriptional regulator, producing the protein MPNDAPIGPGRPKDLAKREAILEAAKTLFLSLGYANTSMDAVAAAAGVSKLTVYSHFTDKQTLFCSAVMATCQIQLPDLLFEYPEGVALEEVLLTIARGFQALISSDEAVKLSRLIMAQGSQDPGFGEYFYEAGPKRVLAGMEGLLREVAERGLLRIDNPLRAAEHFFCLVKGAPDYRLLLGCAGPLEGAEAEAHVREVVGVFIRAFQP; encoded by the coding sequence ATGCCCAACGACGCACCCATCGGCCCAGGTCGCCCCAAGGACCTTGCCAAGCGCGAGGCGATCCTCGAAGCGGCCAAGACGCTGTTCCTCAGCCTCGGCTATGCCAACACCAGCATGGATGCGGTCGCTGCGGCGGCAGGTGTTTCAAAGCTCACCGTGTACAGCCACTTCACCGACAAGCAGACCCTGTTCTGCTCGGCGGTCATGGCCACCTGCCAGATCCAGTTGCCTGATCTGCTGTTCGAGTACCCCGAGGGCGTCGCGCTGGAAGAAGTGCTTCTTACCATTGCCCGCGGCTTCCAGGCGTTGATCAGCAGTGATGAAGCGGTAAAACTCAGCCGCCTGATCATGGCCCAGGGCAGCCAGGACCCCGGTTTTGGCGAGTACTTCTACGAAGCCGGCCCGAAACGGGTGCTGGCGGGCATGGAGGGGTTGCTGCGCGAGGTCGCCGAGCGCGGCCTGTTGCGCATCGACAATCCGTTGCGCGCGGCCGAGCACTTCTTCTGCCTGGTCAAAGGTGCGCCCGATTACCGGCTGCTGCTGGGGTGTGCGGGGCCATTGGAGGGAGCTGAGGCCGAGGCGCATGTGCGCGAGGTGGTGGGGGTGTTCATTCGGGCGTTTCAACCCTGA
- a CDS encoding DUF72 domain-containing protein: protein MSSSHLPYFLGCPSWSESAWRDYLYPADARTGEFLGLYSQVLNAVEGNTTFYARPAPSTVERWAQVMPAHFRFTAKFPRDVSHEGDLRERLEAALDFTRLLAPLGQRVSPYWLQLPAQFGPARLAELGQFLDQIGVPVAVEVRNQAFFAKGEEERLLNRLLNERGVERICLDPRALFSCTSREAAVLDAQAKKPKVPPRPAAFSQHPQVRFIGHPVLEANEAFLSPWVEKVASWIEEGRSPYIFLHTSDNRLAAALAQRFHQRLMARLPGLAALWELPRAPEVEQLGLL from the coding sequence ATGAGTTCATCCCACCTGCCTTATTTCCTGGGTTGCCCGTCTTGGAGCGAAAGCGCCTGGCGCGACTACCTGTATCCCGCTGACGCCCGCACCGGCGAGTTTCTTGGCCTTTACAGCCAGGTGCTCAATGCGGTCGAGGGCAACACCACGTTCTATGCCCGCCCAGCGCCGAGCACTGTCGAGCGTTGGGCGCAGGTCATGCCCGCGCACTTTCGTTTCACTGCCAAATTCCCCCGCGATGTCAGCCATGAAGGCGACCTGCGCGAGCGACTGGAAGCAGCATTGGACTTCACCCGGCTGCTGGCGCCCCTCGGCCAGCGGGTGTCACCGTACTGGTTGCAATTGCCGGCGCAGTTCGGCCCGGCTCGGCTGGCTGAGCTGGGGCAGTTTCTCGATCAGATCGGTGTGCCTGTGGCGGTGGAAGTGCGTAATCAGGCTTTTTTCGCCAAGGGTGAAGAGGAGCGCCTGCTCAACCGTTTGCTGAATGAGCGCGGTGTTGAGCGTATCTGCCTGGACCCGCGTGCGTTGTTCAGCTGTACCTCACGTGAAGCCGCCGTGCTCGATGCGCAAGCCAAGAAGCCCAAGGTTCCGCCGCGCCCCGCAGCGTTCAGCCAGCACCCCCAAGTCCGTTTTATCGGCCACCCTGTGCTCGAGGCCAACGAAGCGTTCCTTTCGCCATGGGTTGAAAAGGTCGCCAGCTGGATCGAGGAAGGCCGCAGCCCTTACATCTTCCTGCACACCTCGGACAACCGCCTGGCCGCCGCGCTGGCCCAGCGTTTTCATCAGCGGCTGATGGCGCGCCTGCCGGGGCTGGCGGCGTTGTGGGAATTGCCACGGGCCCCGGAGGTCGAACAACTGGGGCTACTTTGA
- a CDS encoding energy transducer TonB, with amino-acid sequence MTDTLPIGLTYLSPVGNYGRQNTQALGGVSHLWQDFFARAMAEQQGDEADSSHQALVQYDTVSGEPIGGARALALIDAQRACPVHDTIVAPPEPLFLPKAELEASLLEPAPEPFSAAEMIQQQRQLDITNSWLRPVVISQGQPLAEPGPAPSPRPLHLPIAEFETALLDPAPEPLDAATMAKQQNDLEFDIHWARPVVLNNVRAHA; translated from the coding sequence ATGACAGATACTCTTCCCATCGGCTTGACCTACCTGTCGCCCGTCGGCAACTACGGTCGGCAGAATACCCAGGCACTGGGAGGCGTCAGCCACCTGTGGCAGGATTTCTTTGCCCGCGCCATGGCCGAACAGCAAGGGGATGAGGCAGACAGCAGCCATCAGGCGCTGGTGCAGTATGACACCGTCAGCGGTGAGCCGATTGGCGGAGCCAGGGCCCTGGCCCTGATCGATGCCCAACGCGCCTGCCCCGTGCACGACACCATCGTTGCGCCACCCGAGCCCCTGTTCCTGCCCAAGGCCGAACTCGAAGCCAGCCTGCTGGAGCCAGCGCCGGAGCCATTCAGCGCCGCCGAGATGATTCAGCAGCAGCGCCAACTGGACATCACCAACAGCTGGCTACGCCCGGTCGTCATCAGCCAGGGGCAGCCGCTTGCCGAGCCAGGCCCTGCACCCTCCCCGCGCCCGCTGCACTTGCCTATCGCCGAGTTCGAGACTGCCCTGCTCGACCCCGCGCCGGAGCCTTTAGACGCCGCGACCATGGCCAAGCAGCAGAACGACCTAGAGTTCGACATCCATTGGGCACGGCCGGTCGTGCTGAACAACGTTCGCGCTCACGCCTGA
- the tsaB gene encoding tRNA (adenosine(37)-N6)-threonylcarbamoyltransferase complex dimerization subunit type 1 TsaB — translation MTTLLALDTATEACSVALLHDGKVTSHYEVIPRMHAQKLLPMIKQLLNDSGVALNALDAIAFGRGPGAFTGVRIAIGVVQGLAFALERPVLPVSNLAALAQGALREHGAQQVAAAIDARMDEVYWGCYQAVGGEMRLQGLEAVLPPERVALPEGSSGDWYGAGTGWGYAERLAVQASASNPAALPNALDILNLASFAWARGEAIVADQAQPVYLRDNVATPKAR, via the coding sequence ATGACCACCCTGCTGGCCCTGGATACCGCCACTGAAGCCTGTTCCGTCGCGCTGCTGCATGACGGCAAGGTAACCAGCCATTACGAGGTGATCCCGCGCATGCACGCGCAGAAGCTGCTGCCGATGATCAAGCAGCTGCTGAATGATTCCGGCGTGGCGCTCAATGCCCTCGATGCCATTGCCTTCGGCCGTGGCCCCGGCGCCTTCACCGGCGTGCGGATCGCCATCGGCGTGGTGCAAGGCCTGGCTTTCGCGCTGGAGCGCCCAGTCCTGCCAGTGTCCAACCTGGCCGCGCTGGCTCAGGGTGCCTTGCGCGAGCATGGCGCGCAGCAGGTAGCGGCGGCCATCGATGCGCGCATGGACGAGGTGTACTGGGGTTGCTACCAGGCGGTGGGTGGCGAGATGCGCCTGCAGGGCCTGGAAGCGGTGCTGCCACCGGAGCGCGTGGCGTTGCCAGAGGGCAGCAGCGGCGATTGGTACGGTGCCGGGACCGGCTGGGGCTATGCCGAGCGTCTGGCCGTGCAGGCCAGTGCCAGCAACCCGGCGGCATTGCCCAATGCGCTGGACATCCTCAACCTGGCCAGCTTCGCCTGGGCACGGGGCGAGGCAATCGTCGCCGATCAGGCGCAACCGGTTTACCTGCGCGATAATGTCGCTACGCCCAAAGCCCGCTGA
- a CDS encoding extensin family protein — MRALVLLCGLLLVAGVLWQLGWRLPQAWDPWAALDVGQPPNLLTPYKLSRLRDDPQLCRQALATTSLRYRTQADSPASANCPLQNVWRIERGQARLSSSFLASCPLAVAYALFEKHGLQPAAQQVFGQPVAQVDHLGSFACRNVYHRKQGRLSQHATANALDISGFRLQDGQRIVLARDWQAGGQKAAFLRQVQQAACKSFSTVLGPEYNAAHRNHFHLDMGVWQVCR; from the coding sequence GTGCGCGCATTGGTGCTGCTGTGCGGGCTGCTGCTGGTAGCTGGCGTTTTATGGCAGCTGGGTTGGCGCCTGCCCCAGGCTTGGGATCCGTGGGCAGCACTGGACGTTGGTCAGCCGCCGAACCTGCTGACGCCTTACAAGCTTTCGCGTCTGCGCGATGACCCTCAGCTGTGCCGCCAAGCGTTGGCGACCACCAGCCTGCGCTATCGGACGCAGGCCGATAGCCCGGCATCGGCCAATTGCCCATTGCAAAACGTCTGGCGGATAGAAAGAGGCCAGGCGCGGTTGAGCAGCAGTTTTCTGGCCAGTTGCCCGTTGGCGGTGGCCTATGCGCTGTTCGAGAAGCATGGCTTGCAACCTGCCGCGCAGCAGGTGTTCGGCCAGCCGGTGGCGCAGGTCGATCATCTGGGCAGCTTTGCCTGCCGCAACGTCTATCACCGCAAGCAGGGCCGGCTCAGTCAGCACGCCACGGCCAATGCGCTGGATATCAGCGGCTTTCGTCTACAAGATGGGCAGCGGATCGTGCTGGCGCGGGACTGGCAGGCAGGTGGACAAAAGGCGGCCTTCCTGCGGCAGGTACAGCAAGCGGCCTGCAAGAGTTTCAGCACGGTGCTGGGGCCGGAATACAATGCCGCTCACCGCAATCACTTTCACCTGGACATGGGCGTGTGGCAGGTCTGCCGTTGA
- a CDS encoding efflux RND transporter periplasmic adaptor subunit, translated as MLRHALCLALPAAAALLLAACGQQAAPPTAPRPALVVQPQPAQASANSYPGEVRARFEPELAFRIAGKVSKRLVEEGQRVKAEQPLAELDPQDVRLQLEANRAQLAAAEANLALVRAERDRYRTLLDRQMVSHSLYDNAENLYRAGLARLKQAKAEFDVAGNQAGYAVLRAPQAGVIAKRQVEVGQVVAAGQTVFTLAADGEREVVIGVPEQQFARFAVGQQVSVELWSRGNERFEGRIRELSPAADPRSRTFAARIAFNSAKVPADLGQSARVFIAHDGLIPLAVPLSAVTAENGQAYVWRVNQDRRLERAAVRLGPYGSDTVPVLEGLNPGDWVVAAGGHVLREGQEVRPVDRTNRVVNLTAKE; from the coding sequence ATGTTGCGTCATGCCTTGTGCCTCGCTCTGCCTGCCGCTGCCGCGTTGTTGCTGGCCGCCTGCGGGCAGCAAGCGGCCCCGCCCACAGCTCCCCGCCCAGCGCTGGTGGTCCAGCCGCAGCCAGCCCAAGCCTCAGCCAACAGCTACCCTGGCGAGGTGCGAGCGCGTTTCGAGCCGGAGCTGGCGTTCCGCATCGCTGGCAAGGTCAGCAAACGCCTGGTCGAGGAGGGGCAGCGGGTTAAGGCCGAACAGCCACTGGCAGAGCTCGACCCCCAGGATGTGCGCCTGCAACTTGAGGCCAACCGTGCCCAGTTGGCGGCCGCCGAAGCCAACCTTGCCCTGGTACGCGCCGAGCGTGACCGCTACCGCACGTTGCTGGATCGGCAGATGGTCAGCCATTCCCTGTACGACAACGCCGAGAACCTCTACCGGGCCGGGCTCGCGCGCCTCAAGCAGGCCAAAGCCGAATTCGACGTGGCTGGCAACCAGGCCGGCTACGCCGTGTTGCGGGCGCCCCAGGCCGGCGTGATCGCCAAGCGTCAGGTCGAGGTCGGCCAGGTGGTGGCTGCCGGGCAGACGGTATTCACACTGGCGGCCGATGGTGAGCGCGAAGTCGTCATCGGCGTGCCGGAGCAGCAGTTCGCCCGCTTCGCCGTTGGCCAGCAGGTCAGTGTCGAGCTGTGGTCGCGGGGCAATGAGCGCTTTGAGGGCCGTATCCGGGAGTTGTCGCCTGCAGCCGACCCCCGTTCACGTACCTTCGCCGCACGCATCGCCTTCAACTCGGCCAAGGTGCCTGCCGACCTTGGGCAGAGCGCACGGGTATTCATTGCCCATGACGGGCTGATCCCACTGGCTGTACCTCTCTCGGCGGTCACCGCGGAAAACGGCCAGGCGTACGTCTGGCGGGTCAACCAGGACCGTCGCCTGGAGCGTGCCGCCGTGCGCCTGGGGCCTTATGGCAGTGACACTGTTCCCGTACTCGAAGGCCTGAACCCTGGCGACTGGGTGGTGGCCGCCGGCGGCCACGTGCTGCGCGAGGGGCAGGAGGTGCGGCCGGTGGACCGTACCAACCGTGTGGTGAACCTGACGGCCAAGGAGTAA
- a CDS encoding RHS repeat-associated core domain-containing protein: MSTAYSPYGCDNLPPASHVLALYTGQPRLPLAVGYLLGNGHRLYDQRLMRFTRPDGLSPFGKGGLNAYAYCVNDPINKSDPTGQSFIPNIHLLKKLQGGYSYKRLSPRLDSAKPNLSQREYRSLDASLSKRQSKLTKQEGRFADAERSRLAQQQARLQSLVPSEVDGKTRYHAPAKPYAPASSLDLNSRQLTRYLLTHGLPAGSSAPPESRPVLLNGNTLEEVETNVRNAFARSPSSLTQIETDLDALLARLVVLRES; encoded by the coding sequence ATGTCTACTGCCTATAGTCCATATGGCTGTGACAATCTTCCGCCCGCCAGTCACGTGCTGGCGCTATACACTGGACAACCCCGTTTACCATTGGCAGTTGGTTACCTGTTGGGAAATGGCCATCGCCTCTATGATCAAAGGTTGATGCGGTTTACCAGACCAGACGGATTATCCCCATTCGGGAAAGGAGGTCTGAATGCCTACGCCTATTGCGTCAACGATCCAATCAATAAATCAGACCCAACAGGGCAAAGCTTTATACCAAATATACACTTACTTAAGAAACTACAGGGCGGATACTCATACAAAAGGCTTTCGCCGAGACTGGACTCAGCCAAACCAAACCTATCGCAGAGAGAATATCGTTCGCTTGATGCATCCCTGTCAAAACGCCAGAGCAAGCTAACAAAACAAGAAGGCAGATTCGCCGACGCCGAGCGATCCAGACTCGCCCAGCAGCAAGCCAGACTGCAGTCGTTAGTGCCCTCTGAAGTTGACGGCAAAACACGCTACCACGCCCCTGCCAAGCCATACGCGCCAGCGTCTTCTTTAGACCTGAACAGCCGTCAACTGACCCGCTATCTACTGACCCATGGGCTGCCTGCAGGTTCGAGTGCGCCTCCAGAATCGAGGCCGGTGCTTCTCAATGGGAATACCTTGGAAGAAGTCGAAACTAATGTGCGGAATGCTTTCGCTAGATCTCCCAGCTCCCTGACGCAAATAGAGACAGATCTGGATGCGCTCCTCGCAAGGTTAGTGGTATTACGCGAAAGCTAG
- a CDS encoding pilin assembly protein produces MKIRELAQHWEQNAAGTLSPTGHTLHLDLESEARLAALIDMYPKRTAEELLGELVAAALEELEASFPYVQGNKVISTDEEGDPLYEDIGSTPRFLALSRRHLHTLSHPGENSGN; encoded by the coding sequence ATGAAAATCCGCGAACTCGCCCAGCACTGGGAACAAAATGCCGCCGGCACCCTGAGCCCGACCGGCCATACCTTGCACCTTGACCTGGAATCGGAGGCGCGCCTGGCGGCGCTCATCGACATGTACCCCAAGCGCACCGCCGAGGAGTTGCTCGGTGAACTGGTCGCAGCGGCGCTTGAGGAGCTTGAGGCCAGCTTCCCCTACGTGCAGGGCAACAAGGTCATTTCCACCGACGAAGAAGGCGACCCGTTGTACGAGGACATAGGCTCTACACCGCGCTTTCTGGCGCTTTCACGGCGCCATCTGCACACGCTCAGCCACCCCGGCGAGAACAGCGGAAACTGA
- a CDS encoding class I SAM-dependent methyltransferase, with translation MEEQGTGIRVEAMSAEYAHQATAWAERLGLPLQDDAAGFAVQVGADGLQIQQLGPQAPGPVRVDFVEGQAAHRRQFGGGNGQMIAKAVGIAQGVRPQVLDATAGLGKDAFVLASLGCQMTLIERQPLIAALLEDGLTRARSDDEVGPIVGRMRLLTGNAIERMRDWEGEAPQVIYLDPMFPHRDKSALVKKEMRVFRPLVGDDLDAPALLEAALALASHRVVVKRPRKAPIIDGPKPSHSLEGKSSRYDIYPKKALKS, from the coding sequence ATGGAAGAGCAAGGCACGGGTATCAGAGTCGAAGCGATGTCGGCTGAGTATGCGCACCAGGCGACGGCATGGGCCGAGCGCCTCGGCCTGCCGCTGCAGGACGATGCGGCCGGTTTCGCTGTGCAGGTAGGCGCCGATGGCTTGCAGATCCAGCAGTTGGGCCCGCAGGCGCCCGGGCCGGTGCGGGTGGACTTCGTCGAAGGTCAGGCAGCGCATCGGCGCCAGTTCGGCGGTGGTAACGGGCAGATGATCGCCAAGGCCGTGGGTATCGCGCAGGGGGTGCGGCCGCAAGTGCTCGATGCCACGGCAGGTTTGGGCAAGGACGCGTTCGTGCTGGCCAGCCTGGGTTGCCAGATGACCCTGATCGAGCGCCAGCCGCTGATCGCGGCCTTGCTGGAAGACGGCCTGACGCGAGCCCGGTCGGATGACGAGGTGGGGCCCATCGTCGGCCGCATGCGCTTGCTGACGGGCAACGCCATCGAGCGTATGCGCGACTGGGAAGGGGAGGCGCCGCAGGTGATCTACCTTGACCCCATGTTCCCGCACCGGGACAAGAGTGCCTTGGTGAAAAAGGAAATGCGCGTGTTTCGGCCATTGGTGGGCGATGACCTGGACGCCCCCGCTTTGCTCGAAGCCGCGCTGGCGTTGGCCAGCCACCGGGTGGTGGTGAAGCGGCCGCGCAAGGCACCGATCATCGACGGGCCCAAGCCCAGCCACAGCCTGGAAGGCAAGTCTAGCCGGTATGACATATATCCGAAGAAGGCGCTGAAATCATAA